Proteins co-encoded in one Salarias fasciatus chromosome 4, fSalaFa1.1, whole genome shotgun sequence genomic window:
- the LOC115387759 gene encoding MAGUK p55 subfamily member 2-like yields the protein MPVASTRTEPVPQVLDAMSDSTTSTTTANDLDLIYLKGIMESPVEQEEGLKEPRLSPVRENNVELLQEILRDLDPFTHRSDTAAELARILTQPHFQSLLETHDSVASQTCDSPPPSPCDFVDHDPEDGHTPNTHLPPDAIRMVGIRKVAGEHLGVTFKVEGGELVIARILHGGMVDQQGLLHVGDIIKEVNGREVGRDPRVLQEELQAASGSVVLKILPSYHEAIPPRQVFFKCHYDYDPANDNLIPCKEAGLRFETGDILQIVNQDDVNWWQALHVEGGSAGLIPSQMLEEKRKAFVKRDVELTPAGNLCSGVGGKKKKKMMYVTTKNAEFDRHEILLYEEVAKVPPFKRKTLILIGAQGVGRRRLKNKLLLRDPQLFGTTIPYTSRKPKKGERESRMYGFTSRSKMEADIKNGRYLEHGEYEGNLYGLKMDSIHEVVEAGRVCILDANPQSLKVLRTSEFLPYVVFLQSPDFEVLKAMNQSAVEAGVVAKTLTDEELRRTCSESAKIQAAYGHYFDLSIVNDNLDETYRTVKAALETVSKNPQWVPVTWVF from the exons ATGCCTGTGGCCTCCACCAGGacagagccag TGCCCCAGGTGTTAGACGCGATGAGCgacagcaccaccagcaccaccactgCCAATGACCTGGACCTCATCTACCTCAAGGGCATCATGGAGAGCCCTGtg gagcaggaggagggccTGAAGGAGCCTCGACTGTCCCCGGTGAGGGAGAACAAcgtggagctcctgcaggagatCCTCCGAGACCTGGACCCCTTCACGCATCGCTCCGACACTGCAGCCGAGCTGGCCCGCATCCTCACACAGCCTCACTTCcag tccCTGCTGGAGACTCACGACTCGGTGGCCTCTCAGACCTGTGACAGCCCTCCTCCCAGTCCCTGTGACTTCGTGGATCACGACCCGGAAGACggacacacacccaacacacacctgcCACCCGACGCCATCCGCATGGTGGGCATCCGCAAAGTGGCGGGCGAGCATCTG GGCGTGACCTTcaaggtggagggaggagagctggtGATCGCGAGAATCCTCCACGGCGGGATGGTGGACCAGCAGGGCCTGCTGCACGTCGGAGACATCATCAAAGAG GTGAACGGACGGGAGGTGGGCCGGGACCCgcgggtgctgcaggaggagctgcaggccgccAGCGGGAGTGTGGTGTTGAAGATCCTGCCCAGCTACCACGAAGCCATCCCGCCCCGACAG gtgTTCTTCAAGTGCCACTATGACTACGACCCGGCCAATGACAACCTGATTCCCTGtaaggaggcggggcttcgcTTCGAGACGGGCGACATCCTGCAGATCGTCAACCAGGACGACGTCAACTGGTGGCAG gcccTCCACGTGGAGGGGGGCAGCGCCGGCCTCATTCCCTCCCAGatgctggaggagaagaggaaagcCTTCGTGAAGAGAGACGTGGAGCTGACTCCTGCAG GAAATCTGTGTTCTGGTGTtggagggaagaagaagaagaagatgatgtaCGTCACCACCAAAAACGCAG AGTTCGACAGACATGAGATCCTGCTCTACGAGGAAGTGGCCAAAGTCCCGCCTTTCAAGAGGAAAACGCTGATTCTGATTGGCGCTCAGGGCGTCGGCCGGCGCCGGCTGAAGAACAAGCTCCTGCTGAGGGATCCGCAGCTGTTCGGCACCACCATCCCGT ACACGTCTCGGAAACCCAAGAAGGGCGAGCGCGAGAGTCGGATGTACGGCTTCACCAGCCGCAGCAAAATGGAGGCTGACATCAAGAACGGGCGCTACCTGGAGCACGGCGAGTACGAGGGGAACCTGTACGGCCTGAAGATGGACTCCATCCACGAGGTGGTGGAGGCGGGACGCGTCTGCATCCTGGACGCCAACCCCCAG tcCCTCAAAGTGCTGCGGACCTCCGAGTTCCTGCCCTACGTGGTCTTCCTGCAGTCCCCGGACTTCGAGGTGCTGAAGGCCATGAACCAGTCGGCGGTGGAGGCCGGGGTGGTCGCCAAGACGCTGACG GATGAAGAGCTGCGGAGGACCTGCAGCGAGAGCGCCAAAATCCAGGCGGCGTACGGCCACTACTTCGACCTCAGCATCGTCAACGACAACCTGGACGAGACGTACCGCACCGTCAAGGCGGCGCTGGAGACGGTCTCCAAGAACCCCCAGTGGGTCCCGGTGACCTGGGTCTTCTAG